The Toxoplasma gondii ME49 unplaced genomic scaffold asmbl.1555, whole genome shotgun sequence genome window below encodes:
- a CDS encoding EGF family domain-containing protein (encoded by transcript TGME49_325800~Signal peptide predicted by SignalP 2.0 HMM (probability 0.996) with cleavage site probability 0.964 at residue 26), with the protein MRGGTSALLHALTFSGAVWMCTPAEALPIQKSVQLGSFDKVVPSREVVSESLAPSFAVTETHSSVQSPSKQETQLCAISSEGKPCRNRQLHTDNGYFIGASCPKSACCSKTMCGPGGCGEFCSSNWIFCSSSLIYHPDKSYGGDCSCEKQGHRCDKNAECVENLDAGGGVHCKCKDGFVGTGLTCSEDPCSKRGNAKCGPNGTCIVVDSVSYTCTCGDGETLVNLPEGGQGCKRTGCHAFRENCSPGRCIDDASHENGYTCECPTRVLT; encoded by the coding sequence ATGCGAGGCGGGACGTCCGCGCTGTTGCACGCGCTCACCTTCAGTGGGGCCGTGTGGATGTGCACCCCAGCGGAGGCTTTGCCGATTCAGAAGTCTGTGCAGCTGGGCAGCTTTGACAAAGTTGTGCCGAGCCGCGAAGTCGTCTCTGAGAGTCTTGCTCCGTCTTTCGCGGTGACTGAGACTCACTCGTCTGTGCAATCCCCCAGCAAGCAGGAGACGCAACTCTGTGCTATCTCGAGTGAAGGCAAGCCATGTCGAAACCGTCAGTTGCACACTGACAACGGGTACTTCATCGGGGCCAGTTGCCCCAAGAGCGCTTGCTGCAGCAAGACCATGTGCGGCCCCGGCGGCTGCGGAGAATTCTGCTCCAGCAACTGGATTTTTTGCAGCAGTTCGCTCATCTACCATCCTGACAAAAGCTATGGAGGAGACTGCAGCTGTGAAAAGCAGGGCCATCGGTGCGACAAAAACGCAGAATGCGTCGAAAACTTGGACGCGGGTGGGGGTGTGCACTGCAAGTGCAAAGACGGCTTCGTCGGCACTGGGTTGACTTGCTCCGAGGATCCTTGTTCAAAAAGAGGGAACGCGAAGTGCGGACCCAACGGGACGTGCATCGTCGTCGATTCAGTCAGCTACACATGCACCTGCGGCGACGGCGAAACTCTAGTGAACCTCCCGGAAGGGGGACAAGGATGCAAGAGGACTGGATGTCATGCCTTCAGGGAGAACTGCAGCCCTGGTAGATGTATTGATGACGCCTCGCATGAGAATGGCTACACCTGCGAGTGCCCCACCAGGGTACTCACGTGA